The nucleotide sequence TATTTTTAATTTTCAAAATGTATTTAAAAGATGAATAAAAAAGTACTAAAATTAGTAATTGGCGGAGCAATTGCTTTCTTCGGATTTATTCTTGCACTAACCTGTACCGAACGTATTGATGCAGGTCATGAAGGATTATTAGTAAAAATGTACGGTTCTGATAAAGGTGTTCAAGACGTGGCATTAGTAACGGGGCGTGTTTGGTATAATCCGTTAACCGAGCAGGTTTTTGAAATTCCTACGTATGTGCAAACCGTAAATTATCAATCTTTTACAGTTAATGCCAAAGACGGTTCTGTGTTTACAGTTGATCCAACGATTTCCTTAAAAGTGATCGACGGTCAATCGCCCAAAATTTTTAAAAAATATAGAAAAAGAATCAACGAAGTGTTAGAAAACACATTGGTTAACCATATTAAAGATGTTTACAGAATAGAATTTAATAAATTTACAACAGATCAAATTATTAGTGGTCGCGAAGCTTTTGAAAATGGCGTACAATTAAAAATGAATGTTTTTTTAAAGGGTGAAGGATTTGTTTTGGAACAATTAACCAGTGGCATACAATATCCCGAAATAATTACCAAGGCAATTAATGCTAAAAATGCGGCAGTACAAGAAGCTCAAAGAGTAGAAAACGAATTGAAAGTAGCCGAAGCAAATGCCCGTAAATTAATTGTACAAGCCGAAGCCGAGGCAAAAGCAAACGAGTTACGCAAACAATCGTTAAATCAACTTTTAATTCAACAACAGTTTATTGAAAAATGGGACGGAAAAACGGCTATTTACGGCAATGCACCTTCGTTTTTTAAAACAGTAGATTAGTTTTGGGAAAACAATTTTTATTAAAATTTAAAAGATTTCTCAATAATCCCGATAGCTATCGGGTACGAAATGATAAAATACTCAAAAAGATAAAATCCCTTTTTCATTTTGAAAAAGGGATTTTTCTTTCTTAAGCATTTTGCTGTTCTTTAATATGTTGTTTAATGCGTTCTTCTAATTCTTCCTGAAGTTCCGGATTGTCTTTAATCAAACCTTTAACAGCATCGCGACCTTGCCCTAATTTGGTGTCGCCGTAGCTGAACCAAGATCCCGATTTTTTCACGATTTCAAAATCAACCGCCAAATCTAAAATTTCACCAGTTTTCGAAATTCCTTCGCCATACATAATGTCAAATTCTGCGGTACGGAAAGGCGGTGCCACTTTATTTTTAATGATTTTTACTTTGGTACGGTTACCCATTACGTTATCGCCATCTTTAATTTGTGTCGATTTACGAATATCTAAACGA is from Flavobacterium dauae and encodes:
- a CDS encoding SPFH domain-containing protein; this encodes MNKKVLKLVIGGAIAFFGFILALTCTERIDAGHEGLLVKMYGSDKGVQDVALVTGRVWYNPLTEQVFEIPTYVQTVNYQSFTVNAKDGSVFTVDPTISLKVIDGQSPKIFKKYRKRINEVLENTLVNHIKDVYRIEFNKFTTDQIISGREAFENGVQLKMNVFLKGEGFVLEQLTSGIQYPEIITKAINAKNAAVQEAQRVENELKVAEANARKLIVQAEAEAKANELRKQSLNQLLIQQQFIEKWDGKTAIYGNAPSFFKTVD